A region of Deinococcus rubellus DNA encodes the following proteins:
- the tnpA gene encoding IS200/IS605 family transposase: MHMVGERSTRHAHFNLNYHLVFTPKYRRRSFFGPSRDRLMEIFTATCAERDWLIRGMEVMPDHVHVFVSCPPKWAPSDIAKILKGVSARLLLQEFPEVIQRYIEGQRKGQVEDDGV, encoded by the coding sequence GTGCATATGGTCGGAGAGCGTTCAACACGACATGCACACTTCAATTTGAACTACCATCTGGTGTTCACGCCGAAATACCGCCGTCGTTCGTTCTTCGGCCCGTCCCGTGACCGCCTGATGGAGATTTTCACGGCTACCTGCGCTGAACGGGATTGGCTCATCCGGGGCATGGAGGTCATGCCGGACCACGTGCATGTGTTCGTGTCCTGCCCACCGAAATGGGCACCGTCCGACATCGCCAAGATTCTGAAGGGCGTCTCAGCTCGGCTTCTCCTTCAGGAGTTCCCCGAGGTGATTCAGCGGTACATCGAAGGGCAGCGCAAAGGGCAGGTGGAAGACGATGGGGTTTAA